The DNA segment ATTACTAGACCATCTTCGAATATAAATCCACTTCCCTGACTCTGTTCTATTCTTGGTTGATATTCGCGAGGTAATTGTAATCCAAAAAATCTTTCGAAATATGGGTCAATGAAAATTCCTGAATCTCTGGAAAATTGTTTATTTTTTACTAATCTTTGAGTGTCAATAGTTACTACAGATGCCCCTGTTTTCTTAATTGCTTTTGTTATGAACGATATATTTGCAATTTTAGATTTTTCATCAAGAGTTTGATTTCTTATCGGCTGTGATATTACTTGCGGTTTATTTAGTAAACCAAAAGTTAAATAGGATATAAACATTAGTCTATTAAAAGAGTATTTCCTTGTTTTTATTTTTCTTAATGCCTTAAAAAACATTCTTTGTATTTTTATATTGATTGTTAATCATAATTATATAAATAGGCATAATTATTTGGAATAAAGAAGATATTGTTGCATAAAAATAACTAAATTTATTTTTTTCGAGCTATTATAGTTTCTATATAGCATAGATAAATGTCTCTTTTGTTCCCAATTATTTATTCAGCTGCTCTTACGTATCTCGTATGGAAAGCTTTTAGAGTGATGTCAAATGGTTGGGGATTATTCGATAAAGAACAAAACAGATCTTATAATACTAAAATTAGACAAAATAAATATACTATTCATCCAGAGCTTCTCGATAAATCTGGAAATATAACTCAGGAAGAATTACTAACTGTAAGGTTTTCTAACGATACAGACTCTACTCTTGAAGAAAAAGGAACTACAACTGACTAAATTCATTTTATAAATTTATAAGGAAAAAAAATTGGAATCAAGAACTAAAATTGTTTCGGGAGTTATAAGATCATTAAAACTGCCACCTAGATTTCTTCTTAAAATGGTTAAAGATGATCCCGTGAGATTAGAGTTAAGCTTAACTCCTTCTTATGGTAAAAACCCGGTGATAGTAGGTTTAGTCGAGTCTCTAGATCTAGTTGCGAGAAGAGATAGAGAAGGCAGAATGCCTAGAGA comes from the Prochlorococcus marinus str. MIT 9515 genome and includes:
- a CDS encoding DUF2973 domain-containing protein translates to MSLLFPIIYSAALTYLVWKAFRVMSNGWGLFDKEQNRSYNTKIRQNKYTIHPELLDKSGNITQEELLTVRFSNDTDSTLEEKGTTTD